A single window of Vibrio sp. HB236076 DNA harbors:
- a CDS encoding condensation domain-containing protein: MVESQPNRSASGTEQQWRPTSAIEQMIWLDHQQVEDTRHQGQLAIKLKGELDVMRLAEAVKAMADSLPDIDARYRFDESSGLMKAQNQSPVFHLKIESAHDVDAALQQARLRRAQKRDLSRCAPLEFVLYHYEQDQWLLTIVAHRIAFYRLNWHSILSSISGYYRQDWQGVLTVVEQEDLQPLWLIRDDSAPLAPRWQAFRQPSYVGRAGGATQGQNTVIDKQFPVDWLSQYVDDAMDHQALLRQAGLGFARQLSALCQTHLTHFFLSEKPHQHGEWNGNWMTSGLSQVTLACDMSSTHSDEPLPAPVVSSNWSVSSLAVDELHLGVSWIADASQYLQLPGVDVGLQRSAMPHPEFDLMLGLGISCDGLLMCQLTVSERVSTALAEYALDGFIEALMTGQLNTRTGRLELGSVSPFVQSSVSDLPRQSVNKPSAVVTVDKTTQEPAFEALLLTVFRSALQRPEFDLDDDFFDAGGHSLIATRILGQLKQQHGIELRINDVFSQPRVRQLAQIVSDRHKPKMNTEPSHRVTDCVTNAPLALAQQSLWKVYSAFGYGAMFNIPFTLRFLKPVDEKRFEHAFAILMKRHPILRSLFHQEQNRVLQQVVSLDELPKYTWFWDSAQSGELTLKQYLDQEAHYPFELATELPVRLRFITEEGTEIQYLSFLFHHLVLDEWSVNILMDELCHVYHQLSLNPSSAENDIDLKPVASFLQFAQQQATAGVEPSHLDYWTLRLKGIAPGLRLPLLLADQQTPALPAKSKDAGGWQELKISESTRAGLYQLAKTCQGSLFNVMYSGIALALRGLGAQDSLLVGTPVSGRIDADYFDTVGYFTTIAVHPVHFVAQTLGQFIDTVKNTINDSMPYTDVPIDHVEQALFGDHKPFDVHMFDVFIQLHAKNKLHGQLLSADHQPIPFEQVDPDKSESPLGLQFEVMEETVAGQPSLRLLMSYRSDRYSDQQVAQILQVTKQTLVTMAHIESAAMSFEDVLKSSSRHVHDGKLNQ, encoded by the coding sequence ATGGTGGAGTCACAGCCTAATCGATCTGCCAGTGGCACTGAGCAACAATGGCGTCCTACCTCTGCGATAGAGCAAATGATTTGGCTTGATCATCAACAAGTCGAAGACACTCGACATCAAGGACAGCTCGCGATTAAGCTTAAGGGTGAACTCGATGTCATGCGCCTTGCTGAGGCAGTGAAAGCCATGGCGGACAGTCTGCCGGATATCGATGCTCGTTATCGGTTTGATGAGTCTTCAGGCTTGATGAAAGCTCAGAATCAGTCCCCCGTTTTTCACTTGAAGATTGAAAGTGCCCACGACGTTGACGCGGCCTTACAGCAAGCTCGATTACGCCGTGCGCAAAAGCGCGATTTGTCACGCTGTGCGCCACTTGAATTTGTGCTTTATCACTACGAGCAAGATCAATGGCTGTTGACCATCGTCGCCCATCGAATCGCATTTTACCGGCTCAATTGGCACAGTATTCTCTCATCGATCTCAGGCTACTATCGCCAAGATTGGCAAGGGGTACTTACAGTGGTTGAGCAGGAAGACCTCCAGCCTTTGTGGTTGATTCGTGATGACAGTGCGCCACTGGCTCCTCGTTGGCAGGCTTTTCGTCAGCCGAGTTATGTCGGCCGAGCGGGCGGGGCAACTCAGGGGCAAAATACGGTTATCGATAAACAATTTCCCGTTGATTGGTTGAGTCAATACGTCGATGATGCGATGGACCACCAAGCGTTATTGCGTCAAGCGGGCCTGGGGTTTGCTCGGCAATTGAGCGCACTTTGCCAGACCCATTTGACGCATTTTTTCCTCTCTGAAAAACCTCATCAACACGGTGAGTGGAATGGCAACTGGATGACGTCAGGGCTTAGTCAAGTTACGCTCGCTTGTGATATGAGTTCAACACACTCAGATGAACCGTTACCAGCGCCTGTGGTATCAAGTAATTGGTCGGTGTCATCATTGGCTGTCGACGAGCTTCATCTCGGCGTTTCATGGATCGCGGATGCCAGTCAATATTTACAGTTACCCGGTGTTGATGTTGGGTTACAGCGCAGCGCAATGCCTCACCCAGAGTTCGACTTAATGCTTGGCCTGGGTATCAGTTGTGATGGCTTGTTGATGTGTCAATTAACGGTGAGTGAGCGGGTGTCAACCGCGTTAGCTGAATACGCACTTGATGGTTTTATCGAGGCGTTGATGACAGGGCAGCTCAATACCCGTACGGGGAGACTTGAGCTTGGTTCTGTCAGTCCATTCGTTCAATCTAGCGTGAGTGACTTGCCACGCCAAAGCGTCAATAAGCCAAGCGCTGTGGTGACAGTGGATAAGACCACGCAAGAGCCCGCTTTTGAAGCATTGCTGTTGACTGTGTTTCGCAGCGCTTTACAGCGGCCAGAGTTTGATCTCGACGATGACTTTTTTGATGCTGGGGGTCATTCATTAATTGCCACGCGAATTTTGGGGCAACTAAAGCAGCAACACGGGATTGAGCTTCGAATTAACGATGTGTTTAGTCAGCCAAGGGTACGGCAATTGGCTCAGATCGTAAGCGATAGGCACAAACCAAAGATGAATACTGAACCCAGCCACCGCGTCACGGACTGTGTGACAAACGCCCCATTGGCGTTGGCACAGCAATCGCTATGGAAAGTGTATTCCGCCTTTGGTTATGGCGCTATGTTTAATATCCCTTTTACCTTGCGTTTCTTAAAACCGGTTGATGAAAAACGCTTTGAACACGCCTTTGCCATTTTGATGAAACGACATCCAATCTTGCGCAGTTTGTTCCATCAAGAGCAAAACCGTGTGCTTCAACAAGTAGTGAGCTTAGACGAATTACCGAAATACACCTGGTTTTGGGATTCAGCTCAAAGTGGCGAGTTAACTCTGAAGCAATACTTAGATCAAGAAGCGCATTACCCCTTTGAACTGGCCACGGAATTACCGGTGCGCTTGCGCTTCATCACAGAAGAAGGGACGGAGATACAATATTTGTCCTTTTTATTTCACCATCTAGTGCTCGACGAATGGTCAGTCAATATTTTGATGGATGAACTGTGTCACGTGTATCATCAATTATCGCTTAACCCATCCAGCGCTGAGAACGATATCGATCTAAAACCGGTGGCTTCATTTCTTCAATTTGCCCAGCAACAAGCAACGGCTGGTGTCGAACCCTCTCACCTCGATTACTGGACTTTGCGACTCAAAGGCATTGCTCCGGGGTTACGTCTTCCTTTGCTCTTAGCGGATCAACAGACACCGGCTTTGCCAGCGAAGAGTAAAGATGCAGGCGGTTGGCAAGAGCTCAAAATCAGTGAGTCCACCCGCGCCGGGTTATACCAATTGGCCAAAACATGCCAAGGTTCGCTGTTTAATGTCATGTACAGTGGTATTGCTCTGGCTCTGCGCGGTTTGGGGGCGCAAGACAGCCTTTTGGTGGGAACGCCAGTCAGTGGTCGCATTGATGCCGACTATTTTGATACTGTGGGGTATTTCACCACCATCGCGGTTCATCCGGTGCATTTTGTTGCTCAGACACTGGGCCAATTTATTGACACGGTAAAAAACACCATTAACGATTCCATGCCTTATACCGATGTCCCCATCGATCATGTTGAGCAGGCGCTGTTTGGCGATCACAAGCCATTTGATGTTCATATGTTTGATGTTTTTATTCAGTTACACGCTAAAAATAAATTACATGGGCAATTGCTAAGCGCGGATCATCAGCCCATTCCTTTTGAACAAGTTGACCCGGATAAAAGCGAATCACCACTAGGACTGCAATTCGAAGTGATGGAAGAAACCGTGGCCGGCCAGCCAAGCTTGAGGTTACTGATGAGCTATCGAAGTGATCGCTATAGTGATCAGCAAGTGGCGCAGATTTTACAGGTGACAAAGCAAACATTGGTGACCATGGCACACATAGAGTCGGCCGCAATGAGCTTTGAGGACGTG
- a CDS encoding acyl carrier protein — translation MEEAELRQLVTLVWDPAAQSLGLDENLFEYGLNSIHILRLVDALSQHAGVSATLSDFYTQPSLSHWLKTCRQLREQEANHGGVTA, via the coding sequence ATGGAAGAAGCCGAGCTGCGTCAATTGGTGACTTTAGTCTGGGACCCTGCTGCCCAGTCTCTTGGTCTGGATGAAAATTTATTTGAATACGGATTGAACTCAATTCACATACTGCGTTTGGTTGATGCGTTATCACAACATGCTGGTGTGTCTGCAACGCTAAGTGACTTTTATACCCAGCCAAGCTTGTCTCATTGGTTGAAAACCTGTCGTCAACTGCGAGAACAGGAGGCCAATCATGGTGGAGTCACAGCCTAA
- a CDS encoding iron chelate uptake ABC transporter family permease subunit — translation MKQPLPLSDSLLVLGSWRFLYQKRSIVFGLISLAIVFVLMAYNMTLGSYPLALNTVFSTLMEPNGADIAHRIVWQIRLPRVVTALFVGAALGVSGCVFQSISKNALGSPDVIGFTTGAATGALLQIVLFGGQVLMVAIATILGGVLTAAAVYGLARKNGGVNGYRLILIGIGVGAMLSALNGLLLVKGDLDNAISANLWLAGSLQARTWSHAWPVVVGVMVLVPWVKGLSRALSYLEMGDELAQQAGISVEKVRRWAMLLAVLLAALATASAGPIAFIALAAPQLASRIVRSGQLAVISSACLGALLLLLADTLTQWQPWHWVLPIGRVTGMIGGMYLLWLLVKMK, via the coding sequence ATGAAGCAACCCTTACCACTTTCCGATTCCCTCTTAGTGCTGGGCTCTTGGCGTTTCTTGTATCAAAAGCGCAGTATTGTTTTTGGTTTGATCAGCCTCGCGATAGTCTTCGTTCTCATGGCCTACAACATGACGCTTGGCAGCTATCCATTAGCGCTTAACACGGTTTTTAGCACCTTGATGGAGCCCAATGGCGCCGATATTGCCCATCGAATTGTCTGGCAAATCCGCTTGCCCCGAGTCGTGACCGCGTTGTTTGTTGGTGCGGCACTGGGGGTGTCTGGGTGTGTGTTTCAATCGATTTCGAAAAATGCTTTAGGCTCGCCAGATGTGATTGGTTTTACCACTGGCGCGGCTACTGGGGCGCTATTGCAGATTGTCCTGTTTGGCGGTCAAGTGCTGATGGTGGCAATAGCAACGATCCTCGGTGGTGTGCTGACTGCGGCGGCGGTTTATGGGCTGGCGAGAAAAAATGGTGGCGTCAATGGATACCGTTTGATTCTGATTGGGATCGGAGTTGGGGCGATGTTAAGTGCTTTGAATGGTTTGTTACTGGTAAAAGGCGACTTGGACAATGCGATCAGTGCAAACTTGTGGCTTGCCGGTTCACTCCAGGCCAGAACCTGGTCCCACGCTTGGCCGGTTGTGGTCGGGGTCATGGTATTGGTGCCTTGGGTTAAAGGCCTTAGCCGAGCGCTCAGTTACCTTGAAATGGGGGACGAGTTGGCTCAGCAAGCGGGGATAAGCGTTGAAAAAGTTCGACGCTGGGCGATGTTGCTCGCGGTACTACTGGCGGCCTTAGCGACCGCTTCAGCTGGGCCGATTGCTTTTATTGCTCTTGCTGCACCTCAATTGGCTTCGCGTATTGTTCGCTCTGGCCAACTTGCGGTGATCAGTTCGGCTTGCTTAGGAGCGCTGTTATTACTGCTTGCCGATACCCTAACCCAATGGCAGCCTTGGCATTGGGTACTGCCGATCGGTCGTGTTACCGGTATGATTGGTGGTATGTATTTGTTGTGGTTATTAGTCAAGATGAAGTAA
- a CDS encoding iron ABC transporter permease produces MARYNGIGETQTHRLWLGGLTLLLVLIGLSVLSIFIGTRAIAPDVTWQAIWQFDPTNNAHLLVHYLRLPRAALAVVVGAALGLAGAVMQALTRNPLADPGILGVNAGATLAIVLGISLLGISQVVDYVWLGLVGAALPGVALYFLSGVKQGGHPVRLVLSGAALSVVLLALTQMITINSDETVFNQFRHWAVGSLQGRGFAVLWPVLFLTVIGSALGCSLCAALNATSLGDEVSRSLGVNPKRITLLACVVIVVLSAAATAAAGPISFVGLTAPHLARFITGPDHRWLLPYTMLIAALLVQVADILGRVIGYPDEISVGIMVALLGGPFFVYLVRRWKIAQL; encoded by the coding sequence ATGGCACGATACAACGGAATTGGCGAGACTCAAACACACCGCCTTTGGCTCGGCGGCCTTACGCTTTTGCTGGTATTAATTGGGCTGTCGGTATTGAGCATCTTTATCGGTACACGAGCCATTGCCCCGGATGTCACTTGGCAAGCGATATGGCAATTTGACCCAACCAACAATGCACATTTATTAGTGCACTATTTGCGATTACCACGCGCTGCGTTGGCTGTTGTGGTCGGCGCCGCGTTGGGGCTTGCCGGTGCGGTGATGCAAGCGCTGACTCGTAATCCACTGGCAGATCCCGGAATTTTAGGGGTCAATGCCGGAGCGACACTGGCGATAGTGTTGGGTATTTCTCTGTTGGGGATCAGCCAAGTGGTCGATTATGTCTGGTTAGGATTGGTCGGGGCAGCTTTACCTGGCGTGGCTTTGTACTTTCTCTCTGGTGTCAAACAGGGAGGGCACCCCGTTCGCTTGGTGTTATCGGGCGCGGCGTTGTCGGTGGTGCTGTTGGCTCTGACACAAATGATCACGATCAATAGTGATGAAACCGTCTTTAATCAATTTCGCCATTGGGCGGTGGGATCTTTGCAAGGGCGCGGTTTTGCAGTGTTGTGGCCGGTGCTCTTCCTCACGGTGATAGGCAGTGCATTGGGGTGCAGTCTGTGCGCAGCGCTCAATGCCACGTCTTTAGGGGACGAGGTCAGCCGCTCGTTAGGCGTTAACCCTAAGCGTATTACGCTACTCGCCTGTGTGGTCATTGTCGTGTTATCGGCAGCGGCAACAGCAGCGGCGGGGCCGATCAGTTTTGTCGGTCTAACGGCACCGCACTTGGCGCGTTTTATTACCGGCCCTGATCATCGTTGGTTACTCCCATATACCATGCTAATTGCCGCGTTATTGGTTCAGGTTGCCGATATATTGGGCCGAGTGATTGGCTACCCCGATGAAATCAGCGTAGGTATCATGGTGGCCTTGCTCGGTGGGCCCTTTTTTGTCTATCTCGTTCGTCGATGGAAAATAGCACAGTTATGA
- the fepB gene encoding Fe2+-enterobactin ABC transporter substrate-binding protein produces the protein MITNIIKWIVTSCFLIVSHQSFAAQWPTTFVNSDGTTTVIKAKPQRVLSTSVSITGTLLAIDAPVIGSASAANHQFFAQWQEVAKQRGVVDVWPAGSVDIEMAYALQPDLIVVSSSGADSARAHIAQLQQVAPTIVLDYSKQTWQDLANRLGKALGLEQQVAKKIEQFNAYLKDSKEAMSLPEGRANIISYQGPGAVNPIATAQGSHGQLLSQLGFDIEQPNPAWQTALDHRQDFIRSHYEHLTQLKAQTSFLLTRKGDQVDDFLNDPVLANLPSVQAKQVYGLGKHSFRIDYYSAHEIVEQLVQRFAK, from the coding sequence ATGATAACCAATATCATTAAATGGATAGTAACATCTTGTTTTCTGATCGTCAGCCATCAATCGTTTGCGGCACAATGGCCGACCACCTTTGTCAATAGCGATGGTACAACAACGGTCATCAAGGCCAAGCCTCAGCGGGTTTTATCGACCTCAGTCAGTATTACGGGCACCTTACTAGCCATCGATGCCCCAGTGATTGGCAGCGCCTCTGCCGCCAACCATCAATTTTTTGCCCAGTGGCAAGAGGTGGCGAAGCAGCGCGGTGTTGTCGACGTTTGGCCTGCGGGCAGTGTTGATATTGAGATGGCTTATGCGTTGCAACCCGATTTGATTGTTGTATCAAGCAGTGGCGCCGATTCAGCCCGCGCGCACATTGCTCAGTTACAACAGGTTGCCCCGACCATTGTGCTCGATTACAGCAAACAAACCTGGCAAGATTTGGCGAATCGTTTAGGGAAAGCTTTGGGTTTGGAACAGCAAGTGGCTAAAAAGATTGAACAATTTAACGCTTATCTCAAAGACAGTAAAGAGGCGATGAGTTTGCCCGAAGGCCGCGCAAACATCATCAGTTACCAAGGCCCAGGCGCGGTCAACCCGATCGCCACGGCGCAAGGCAGTCATGGGCAGTTATTGAGCCAGCTGGGCTTTGACATCGAACAACCCAACCCAGCATGGCAAACGGCCCTTGATCATCGCCAAGATTTTATTCGTTCGCACTATGAGCACCTCACACAGTTAAAGGCGCAAACTTCATTTCTGCTCACGCGTAAAGGCGACCAGGTTGACGACTTTCTCAATGACCCTGTATTAGCCAACTTACCCTCAGTACAAGCCAAACAAGTGTATGGGTTGGGGAAACATTCGTTTCGTATCGATTACTATAGTGCCCATGAGATTGTCGAACAATTGGTACAGCGCTTTGCAAAATAA
- a CDS encoding NtaA/DmoA family FMN-dependent monooxygenase (This protein belongs to a clade of FMN-dependent monooxygenases, within a broader family of flavin-dependent oxidoreductases, the luciferase-like monooxygenase (LMM) family, some of whose members use coenzyme F420 rather than FMN.): MSQSSPLCIGMALAFSWLSKNAWRRTDSRIEDIHHSDLYIELAKRAEAAKLDFLFRPDTLFLNQHAIEHEPGFSSLDPMVLLASLARETKHIGLIATASTAFLPPFAVARQLQSLQWVSQGRAGWNIVTALDGQGNFGQEELLPSKQRYQKAAEFTQVVQQLWRSYPHEALLADQSSGQYTNPSLIQPINHQGEYFSVQGPLNIPASPYGEVALFQAGASESGRDFAAQTAHAIFAASPDIESGIELRQDLQQRAKAHGRDPRSIKVLPGLSLFLAKTREQAEQLHRETHLNLGLKRRFDYLKQALGVDFSCYSLDHILGPDDLPSDTTPVRSLTHAELLRRRIERDRPSLETLLNSPEVIGSAHWLVIGTPEDAVDAIVTRAAAKSMDGFIAVPSGSWESVTLFLEHVMPRLVELGLAHRDYRGNTLSVNLGIGE; encoded by the coding sequence ATGAGTCAATCTTCTCCATTATGTATTGGTATGGCCCTAGCGTTTAGTTGGCTGAGTAAAAACGCATGGCGACGCACGGACAGTCGCATCGAAGATATTCATCACAGTGACCTTTATATTGAACTGGCCAAACGCGCAGAAGCCGCCAAACTCGACTTCCTCTTTCGACCAGACACTCTATTTCTCAATCAACATGCCATTGAACACGAACCGGGCTTTAGCAGCTTAGATCCCATGGTCCTATTGGCAAGTCTTGCCAGAGAAACCAAACACATTGGTTTGATTGCCACAGCTTCGACCGCTTTTTTACCGCCCTTCGCCGTCGCACGCCAATTGCAATCTTTGCAATGGGTAAGCCAAGGTCGAGCCGGCTGGAATATCGTCACCGCATTAGATGGACAAGGCAATTTTGGTCAAGAAGAGTTGCTGCCTTCTAAGCAGCGCTATCAAAAAGCCGCAGAGTTTACTCAAGTCGTCCAACAACTTTGGCGCAGTTACCCCCATGAAGCGCTACTCGCCGATCAGAGTAGCGGTCAGTACACCAACCCCTCATTGATTCAACCCATTAACCATCAAGGGGAATACTTTTCCGTACAGGGGCCCTTGAATATTCCCGCTTCACCTTATGGCGAGGTCGCCTTGTTTCAGGCGGGTGCGTCAGAATCTGGCCGTGACTTTGCCGCTCAAACCGCCCACGCGATTTTTGCCGCCAGCCCTGATATTGAGTCGGGTATCGAATTACGCCAAGATCTTCAACAACGAGCCAAAGCACACGGCCGCGATCCGCGCTCCATTAAAGTGCTCCCCGGTTTGAGTTTATTTTTAGCAAAAACGCGTGAACAAGCCGAACAATTGCATCGTGAAACGCATTTAAACCTCGGCCTAAAACGGCGATTTGACTACTTAAAACAGGCATTAGGGGTTGATTTTTCTTGTTATTCATTAGACCACATTCTTGGGCCTGATGATCTCCCTTCCGACACCACCCCGGTGAGAAGCTTGACCCATGCCGAGTTACTGCGTCGCCGGATTGAACGCGATAGACCCAGTCTAGAAACCTTACTCAATAGCCCAGAAGTCATAGGCTCAGCGCATTGGCTCGTGATTGGCACACCTGAAGATGCCGTTGACGCGATAGTTACAAGAGCAGCGGCCAAATCCATGGATGGGTTTATTGCCGTGCCCAGTGGCTCGTGGGAATCGGTGACTCTATTTCTAGAACACGTTATGCCGCGTTTGGTCGAACTTGGCTTGGCACATCGCGACTATCGAGGTAACACACTGAGCGTCAACCTGGGTATTGGCGAGTAA
- a CDS encoding condensation domain-containing protein, whose protein sequence is MHTETTQPSTQASTLSWHALTLPQMDFWEEFDLHPDEPLSTVAHYIELTGPVDLDALCQSIEAAVRETDVLALTFRKDPQSGQVQQAISEPHYPIVKVIDLSENETPLAKARTLMEDELKQPINLYHDKLSAQWVIKLADDHYLWYLRAHHIIMDGFGMTLLEQRCATWYAHFQAGQDCGRPFNRLNQFLSEENAYQSSPLHQQSQQFWHHYLQQPNSVTALDKADDYEEESVALSARLDTPFSQTLIDAAKFYGIAWADLLVVLSGLYLHHHLSAKYCPHDDPLTLWVPFMSRWGSVGAYMPGMMVNILPFTLSVDESAPLHQQVKHHSQALRQLYRHGRFRIEQMAKDQGIKNNHRYFFSPFINVLPFDPPAFHQCETTHHVLTSGPADGFNLTFRGQTNGYGLSMSLDSDASLHPETEMLDHQNNLMTFLQRCFKPSNAEQKLHDLFSPQR, encoded by the coding sequence ATGCACACTGAAACGACCCAACCGAGTACCCAAGCCTCGACCTTATCGTGGCACGCCTTAACCTTGCCACAAATGGACTTTTGGGAAGAGTTTGATCTGCACCCCGACGAGCCACTATCGACCGTGGCTCATTACATTGAGCTGACCGGTCCCGTTGATCTCGATGCCTTGTGTCAATCGATTGAAGCCGCCGTGCGCGAAACCGACGTGCTCGCTTTGACTTTCCGTAAAGACCCGCAAAGCGGCCAAGTACAACAAGCGATTTCCGAACCACATTATCCCATCGTCAAGGTCATTGATCTGAGTGAGAATGAAACGCCCCTCGCCAAAGCACGCACCTTGATGGAGGATGAGTTAAAGCAACCGATCAACCTCTATCACGATAAATTGTCTGCCCAATGGGTGATAAAGTTAGCCGATGACCATTATTTGTGGTATCTGCGAGCCCATCACATCATCATGGATGGGTTTGGGATGACCCTGTTAGAGCAGCGCTGTGCCACTTGGTATGCGCATTTTCAAGCCGGGCAAGACTGCGGCCGCCCTTTTAATCGCCTAAACCAATTTCTCTCGGAAGAAAACGCTTACCAAAGCAGCCCCTTACACCAGCAGTCCCAGCAGTTCTGGCACCACTATCTACAGCAGCCTAACTCGGTCACGGCGCTGGACAAGGCCGATGACTACGAAGAAGAAAGCGTTGCCCTTTCGGCTCGACTGGACACGCCATTTTCGCAAACGCTCATTGATGCGGCCAAGTTCTATGGCATTGCTTGGGCCGATCTGCTCGTGGTTCTCTCTGGCTTGTATCTTCATCATCATTTGTCGGCAAAATATTGCCCACACGATGACCCCCTGACACTTTGGGTTCCGTTTATGAGTCGCTGGGGCAGCGTCGGTGCTTACATGCCAGGGATGATGGTCAATATTTTGCCATTCACCTTGTCAGTTGATGAGTCAGCGCCCCTGCACCAACAAGTGAAACATCACAGCCAGGCCCTGCGCCAGTTATATCGCCACGGCCGCTTTCGCATTGAACAAATGGCAAAAGACCAAGGGATAAAAAACAATCATCGCTATTTTTTCTCACCCTTTATCAACGTATTGCCATTCGATCCCCCTGCCTTTCATCAATGCGAGACCACCCACCATGTGCTCACCTCAGGGCCTGCCGACGGTTTTAATCTGACTTTCCGCGGTCAGACGAACGGCTATGGTTTGAGTATGAGCCTCGACTCTGATGCCAGTTTGCACCCAGAAACCGAGATGCTCGACCATCAAAATAACTTAATGACTTTTTTACAGCGCTGTTTTAAACCAAGTAACGCCGAACAAAAGTTACACGATCTTTTTTCACCTCAACGTTAA